The Xylanivirga thermophila genome includes the window AAATAGGTGGATGGGGACCTTGGGTAAATGCGGGCGGATGGCTTGTTGTTAAAGGATATCATGTAGACTTTATATTACGTGACATAAAAAGGGTGTCTCAGGTTATTGATGATTGTTTGTCAGGAAAAGTATCTGCTCATTACCAAACAGGTCATCCCCATGCTTATCTTAATGTAATGTATATGGGCGAAGTTTCTGTTTGCAAAATACTTGTTGACCCTATGGGTAAAATTTCAGAGTTTAAATCCAGAACCAAGCCATATCCTCAAACTTTAAAAGATGCAATAGTTCAATATTTTATGTTTGAGGCCTCCTTTTCCTTAATGTTTGCTGAGGATAATGTCGATAAGGATGATATTTATTATGTATGTGGACATTGTTTCAGAAGTATTTCCTGCTTAAATCAAGTTTTATTTGCTTTGAATGAAGAATACTGCATTAATGAGAAAAAAGCGGTCAGGATGATTGATGGCTTTTTTATAAAGCCCAGGGATTATAAAAATAGAATAGATAAGATTATTACATTACTTTCCGCTGATAGAGATACTACAAGAGAAGGGATAAATATGCTTAAGG containing:
- a CDS encoding nucleotidyltransferase domain-containing protein: MVENILNQITRELEGIPGIIGIVLGGSRARGTNHEKSDIDIGIYYDETEGFDIRELGKVASKLDDEHRENLITQIGGWGPWVNAGGWLVVKGYHVDFILRDIKRVSQVIDDCLSGKVSAHYQTGHPHAYLNVMYMGEVSVCKILVDPMGKISEFKSRTKPYPQTLKDAIVQYFMFEASFSLMFAEDNVDKDDIYYVCGHCFRSISCLNQVLFALNEEYCINEKKAVRMIDGFFIKPRDYKNRIDKIITLLSADRDTTREGINMLKELISETEILLVK